One stretch of Prinia subflava isolate CZ2003 ecotype Zambia chromosome 7, Cam_Psub_1.2, whole genome shotgun sequence DNA includes these proteins:
- the LOC134552519 gene encoding uncharacterized protein LOC134552519, with product MACAARAPAALFWDMLALLAREPGMEWLRLSLAGHAVTAPPRSPEDSRRGGEISHHQMHSLGPRPLKTLSLLEHSGDDKLWQAYLEGLKKFLVFRESMGMPAAWPIPVEQIRGFLAVESNYSPSKTLTYIAALSYLSKLTGNSDPLEDPITCCMVTGLKRRAGILRDKYLPVTIEMLRSLLGVLESVCITHYECLLFRALFTVAFFGALRIGEIVAKHRNVLQPELLYLSDLRLMERKVLLFLPYSPVAHERHVISLALSGEPWVCPVLALRSYLAARSRLEGPLFVHSDLRCVTRREFLAVLRCALRRLGRCPQHYGVHSFWLGTAVTAARCGYPGEEVTRLARWPCVIPGRFQPWRSAGE from the exons ATGGCCTGCGCTGCCCGCGCCCCGGCCGCGCTCTTCTGGGACATGCTGGCGCTGCTGGCCCGGGAGCCGGGCATGGAGTGGCTGCGGCTGAGCCTGGCCGGGCACGCAGTCACCGCCCCGCCGCGCAGCCCGGAGGATTCGCGGAGAG GAGGCGAGATCAGTCATCACCAGATGCATTCCTTGGGACCTCGGCCCCTGAAGACTTTGTCGCTGCTGGAGCACTCAGGGGATGATAAGCTTTGGCAAGCCTACCTCGAAGGACTGAAGAAGTTCCTCGTCTTCAGGGAAAGCATGGGAATGCCTGCAGCCTGGCCAATTCCAGTGGAGCAGATTAGAGGGTTTTTGGCTGTGGAATCTAATTATTCGCCCTCGAAGACACTGACATACATAGCAGCACTTTCTTATTTATCAAAATTGACTGGCAACTCTGATCCTCTGGAAGATCCCATAACCTGTTGCATGGTGACAGGCTTGAAACGTCGAGCGGGTATCCTGAGGGATAAATACTTGCCTGTAACAATTGAGATGTTGCGATCTCTCTTGGGAGTTCTGGAGTCTGTGTGCATAACTCATTATGAATGCTTACTGTTTCGTGCATTATTTACTGTAGCTTTTTTTGGGGCACTTCGAATAGGAGAGATAGTGGCGAAGCACCGTAATGTactgcagcctgagctgctgtACCTCAGTGATCTCCGGCTGATGGAGAGGaaagtgctgcttttcctgccttatTCTCCTGTGGCCCACGAGAGACACGTCATCAGCCTGGCGCTGTCTGGAGAGCCCTGGGTGTGCCCAGTCCTGGCCCTGCGGAGCTACTTGGCGGCGCGTTCGCGGCTGGAGGGGCCGCTCTTCGTGCACTCGGACTTGCGGTGTGTGACGAGGCGGGAGTTCCTGGCCGTGCTGCGCTGCGCCCTGCGCCGGCTGGGGCGGTGTCCGCAGCACTACGGCGTGCACTCCTTctggctgggcactgctgtcACCGCTGCGCGCTGCGGCTACCCCGGGGAAGAAGTCACCCGCCTGGCCAGGTGGCCCTGCGTAATCCCGGGAAGATTCCAGCCGTGGAGATCAGCAGGAGAATAG
- the CHRNA9 gene encoding neuronal acetylcholine receptor subunit alpha-9, protein MKIRSLSFYVSLWSLFTAVVLKAVESAKGKYAHMLFNELFEDYSNALRPVEDTDKVLNVTLQITLSQIKDMDERNQILSAYLWIRQSWYDAYLRWDKDKYDGLDSIRIPSNLVWRPDIVLYNKADDDFSEPVNTNVVLRYDGKITWDAPAITKSSCVVDVSYFPFDSQQCNLTFGSWTYNGNQVDIINSLDSGDLSDFIEDVEWEIHGMPAVKNVITYGCCSEPYPDVTFTLILKRKSSFYIFNLLLPCILISFLAPLGFYLPADSGEKVSLGVTVLLALTVFQLMVAEIMPPSENVPLIGKYYIATMTMITASTALTIIIMNLHHCGSEAKPVPQWAKVVILDYMSKIFFVYDVGENCTSPKREKEEEQRLEGDDGCQRRHKEVRSPLSTRNDDCNLKEKLNGNWDKSYGVHGENVRETVNCCSCYKMLIKNIEYIANCVRDHKANRAKGIEWRKVAKVMDRFFMWIFFIMVFFMSVLIIGKAA, encoded by the exons ATGAAGATAAGGAGCCTCTCCTTTTACGTCTCTCTGTGGTCGCTGTTCACAGCAGTGGTACTCAAAG CTGTAGAATCAGCCAAAGGAAAATATGCTCACATGCTGTTTAATGAACTGTTTGAAGACTACTCCAATGCTCTTAGACCAGTGGAAGACACAGATAAAGTATTGAATGTCACCCTTCAGATCACATTGTCCCAAATTAAAGACATG GATGAAAGGAACCAGATTTTGTCAGCTTACTTATGGATTCGACAAAGCTGGTATGATGCGTACCTCAGATGGGACAAAGATAAATATGATGGCTTGGATTCTATCAGGATTCCGAGCAATTTGGTTTGGAGACCAGATATTGTCCTGTATAACAA gGCTGATGATGACTTTTCAGAACCAGTAAATACTAATGTAGTGCTGAGATATGACGGAAAAATCACTTGGGATGCTCCTGCTATCACAAAGAGCTCTTGTGTAGTGGATGTGTCTTACTTCCCTTTTGACAGCCAGCAGTGCAACCTTACCTTTGGGTCCTGGACCTATAATGGTAATCAGGTAGACATCATCAATTCTCTTGATAGTGGTGACCTCTCTGACTTCATAGAAGATGTGGAATGGGAGATTCATGGCATGCCAGCAGTGAAGAATGTTATCACTtatggctgctgctctgagccttACCCAGATGTGACCTTCACGCTGATTTTGAAAAGGAAGTCCTCTTTCTACATATTTAATCTGTTGCTTCCTTGCATTTTGATCTCTTTCCTGGCCCCACTGGGATTCTATCTCCCTGCAGACTCTGGTGAGAAAGTGTCTTTGGGTGTTACAGTTCTTCTTGCTCTGACTGTGTTCCAGCTGATGGTTGCAGAGATCATGCCCCCATCTGAAAATGTACCTTTGATAG GAAAGTACTACATAGCAACTATGACCATGATCACAGCTTCCACTGCACTGACAATCATTATCATGAATCTCCACCATTGTGGCTCTGAAGCAAAGCCTGTTCCACAGTGGGCCAAGGTGGTTATTTTGGACTATATGtcaaaaatcttttttgtttaTGATGTGGGTGAAAATTGCACAAGTCcgaagagagagaaggaagaagaacaaagGTTAGAGGGGGATGATGGGTGTCAGAGGAGACACAAAGAGGTAAGGAGTCCTCTTTCCACTAGGAATGATGACTGCAATCTCAAGGAGAAGCTCAATGGAAATTGGGATAAAAGCTATGGAGTTCATGGTGAAAATGTTAGGGAGACTGTTAATTGCTGTTCTTGTTACAAAATGCTGATTAAAAATATTGAGTATATTGCTAATTGTGTTAGAGACCATAAAGCAAACAGGGCCAAAGGAATTGAATGGAGAAAAGTTGCAAAAGTGATGGACAGGTTTTtcatgtggattttttttatcatgGTGTTTTTTATGAGTGTGCTGATCATTGGGAAAGCTGCTTAA